One Solanum lycopersicum chromosome 2, SLM_r2.1 genomic region harbors:
- the LOC101258429 gene encoding auxin repressed/dormancy associated protein, with product MVLIDKLWDDVMAGPSPDKGLGKLRKSLTIQTGGESGEGSSKYQRSLSMPASPPTPGTPVTPTNISPTVRKENVWRSVFHPGSNLATRRIGAEVFDKPSHPNAPTVYDWLYSGNTRSKHHEKC from the exons ATGGTGTTGATTGATAAACTTTGGGATGATGTTATGGCTGGTCCCAGCCCTGATAAAGGACTCGGCAAACTCAGAAAGAGCCTCACTATTCAAACTG GTGGTGAATCAGGAGAAGGATCTAGCAAGTACCAGAGATCTCTGTCGATGCCGGCAAGTCCGCCGACGCCAGGTACGCCGGTGACGCCGACGAATATATCGCCGACGGTACGGAAAGAGAATGTGTGGAGGAGTGTTTTTCACCCAGGGAGCAATTTAGCTACCAGGAGAATTGGTGCTGAAGTGTTTGATAAGCCTTCTCACCCTAACGCTCCTACTGTTTATGACTG GCTCTACAGTGGGAACACCAGATCTAAGCATCATGAGAAGTGCTGA